From a single Hippoglossus stenolepis isolate QCI-W04-F060 chromosome 2, HSTE1.2, whole genome shotgun sequence genomic region:
- the sumo2a gene encoding small ubiquitin like modifier 2a yields MADEKPKEGVKTENNEHINLKVAGQDGSVVQFKIKRHTPLSKLMKAYCERQGLSMRQIRFRFDGQPINETDTPSQLEMEDEDTIDVFQQQTGGFSL; encoded by the exons ATGGCAGACGAGAAACCCAAG GAGGGAGTGAAGACGGAGAACAATGAGCACATCAACCTGAAGGTGGCAGGCCAGGACGGCTCCGTGGTGCAGTTCAAGATCAAAAGGCACACTCCTCTCAGCAAACTGATGAAAGCTTACTGCGAACGACAG GGGCTTTCTATGAGGCAAATACGATTTCGATTTGATGGTCAACCCATCAATGAAACAGACACGCCCTCGCAG CTAGAAATGGAGGATGAAGATACGATTGATGTGTTCCAACAGCAAACCGGTGGCTTCTCTCTTTAA
- the jpt1a gene encoding jupiter microtubule associated homolog 1a, whose amino-acid sequence MTTTTNFQGMEPGSKSSSRVLRPPGGGSNFSLGPDEEKPPVRKNKMASSVFDEPEDPYANRRNNPPGGKPKGVLCGEPSAPLRRGGNNGTNSSADAPPTTEGEISVRDHDNFAAEPEAAPEHHEEAPAAEEPTAGLGPGRRNPPGGKSSLILG is encoded by the exons ATGACGACCACCACGAACTTTCAAGGGATGGAGCCCGGCTCCAAAAGCAGTTCCAG gGTTCTGCGCCCACCGGGTGGCGGCTCCAACTTTTCGCTTGGTCCAGATGAGGAGAAACCTCCCGTCCGAAAAAACAAGATGGCTTCCAGTGTTTTCGATGAGCCAGAGGACCCCTATGCTAATCGAAGGAACAACCCACCAG GAGGAAAGCCCAAAGGGGTGCTGTGTGGGGAGCCGTCAGCTCccctgaggagaggagggaacaaCGGAACCAACAGCTCAGCAGACGCCCCCCCCACCACA GAAGGAGAAATTTCTGTGCGTGATCATG ACAACTTCGCAGCTGAACCTGAAGCGGCTCCAGAACATCACGAGGAGGCCCCAGCAGCTGAGGAGCCCACTGCAGGATTAGGGCCCGGCCGCAGGAATCCCCCTGGGGGCAAGTCCAGCCTCATCCTGGGTTGA
- the zgc:174863 gene encoding butyrophilin subfamily 2 member A2 codes for MALIGTLFFIFTATCVGAQNVFATMQHIAESFGKHGQQSLLECVVQPTEEAAGLEIKIVSWKKEGVKKPLLVFPKSENTTLPTGYMFAEPSWNKKNMNVSLLITNTTMAHAGVYTCWVKINNADVSTTTNLKVTAKYSKPIIRSVPEKIPQNTDVALICDSDGGYPKGAIHWIVEHDTEWTKSSEMKAEPGPSGLFHLSSKLTLLRGSIFSKYTCVVVNASGGIEEETVFVIEDEPRPDVRAGQGGEKSDSTSKIVAPVVVIGSLIIGLMILLLYRRRRQNGHLTSNSSEEEEEEGLRNKDDGSSHV; via the exons ATGGCCCTCATTGGTACcctcttctttattttcactGCGACATGTGTCGGTGCACAGAACG tttttgCAACCATGCAACACATTGCTGAAAGCTTCGGCAAGCATGGCCAGCAGTCACTGCTGGAGTGTGTCGTCCAACCCACAGAAGAGGCAGCGGGCTTAGAAATCAAAATCGTCTCTTGGAAGAAAGAGGGGGTGAAGAAGCCCTTACTGGTTTTTCCTAAGAGTGAGAATACGACACTGCCGACAGGCTACATGTTTGCTGAGCCGTCCTGGAACAAGAAGAACATGAACGTGTCCCTTCTCATCACCAACACTACAATGGCACATGCTGGAGTTTACACATGCTGGGTGAAAATAAACAACGCCGATGTTTCTACGACCACCAACCTCAAAGTCACAG ccaaatacagTAAACCAATTATACGCTCCGTCCCTGAGAAGATTCCCCAAAACACAGATGTTGCCCTGATATGTGACTCGGACGGTGGCTACCCAAAAGGTGCGATTCACTGGATCGTTGAGCACGACACGGAGTGGACCAAAAGCTCTGAGATGAAGGCGGAGCCAGGCCCGAGTGGTCTGTTTCACCTCTCCAGCAAGCTGACTCTGCTGCGAGGATCCATCTTCTCCAAGTATACCTGCGTGGTGGTCAATGCCAGTGGCGGCATAGAGGAGGAGACCGTATTTGTAATAGAAGACGAACCAAGACCAGACG TTCGTGCAGGCCAAGGAGGGGAAAAGTCTGATTCAACCTCGAAAATCGTCGCTCCTGTGGTGGTGATCGGATCGCTGATCATTGGATTGATGATTTTGCTCCTTTATCGACGGCGACGTCAGA atGGCCATTTGACAAGCAATTcaagcgaggaggaggaggaggagg GTCTGCGTAATAAAGACGACGGGAGCTCCCATGTGTGA
- the LOC118115961 gene encoding uncharacterized protein LOC118115961 — protein MMLLSWFIVFLCISANTGDVVVWGKPGEKVTLECSFAKCLSSIYDLVGMYLYHGLNPQEEVLYYYNASGSEKVSPRNRYLERVEKNGSLRNHTITISNLVAEDSGIYRCGYKRTADTNVICTVYILIISGEAPTSSPKGDPHSHVNEKSLTLVLVTVATCAISIFATILFVLLILKLKQWTRSRRRARSVPNECVYEVMTKNRIVPPEVSLPNLYDFE, from the exons ATGATGCTGCTCAGCTGGTTTATAGTGTTCCTCTGTATTTCTGCAAACACAG gGGACGTTGTAGTGTGGGGCAAGCCCGGAGAGAAGGTCACCTTGGAGTGCTCCTTTGCAAAATGTCTCAGCAGCATCTACGACTTGGTGGGGATGTATCTGTATCATGGTTTAAATCCGCAGGAGGAGGTGTTGTACTATTACAATGCCTCGGGATCTGAAAAAGTCTCCCCACGAAACAGATACTTAGAGAGGGTTGAGAAAAATGGATCTCTGAGGAACCACACCATCACCATCAGCAATCTGGTCGCCGAGGACTCTGGCATCTACAGATGTGGCTACAAAAGAACTGCCGACACTAATGTTATATGCACCGTCTACATACTTATTATATCAG GAGAAGCACCGACTTCCAGTCCAAAAGGGGATCCTCATTCCCACGTCAATGAGAAAAGTCTAACTCTGGTGTTAGTCACCGTTGCCACCTGTGCCATCAGCATATTTGCCACCATCCTCTTCGTCCTGCTGATTCTGAAG TTGAAACAATGGaccagaagcagaagaagagcaAGAAGTGTCCCCAACGAATGTGTGTATGAAGTCATGACAAAGAACAGAATCGTCCCTCCAGAGGTGTCCTTGCCAAATCTGTATGATTTTGAGTAG